A single region of the Streptomyces vilmorinianum genome encodes:
- a CDS encoding DUF485 domain-containing protein, translating to MATEAPPPPQGGTDVHIGPAQPTTEAFVEVQESAEFGELRRTYRSFAFPLTIAFIAWYLLYVLLSNYAGGFMGTRLFGNINVALVLGLGQFATTFLIAWLYSRHAADRLDPKAEAIKSRMDRTAGTDRTEGMEADA from the coding sequence GTGGCCACCGAAGCACCGCCGCCGCCCCAGGGCGGCACGGACGTCCACATCGGCCCCGCCCAGCCCACGACCGAGGCGTTCGTCGAGGTGCAGGAGAGTGCGGAATTCGGCGAACTGCGCCGCACGTACCGCTCCTTCGCCTTCCCCCTGACGATCGCCTTCATCGCCTGGTACCTGCTGTACGTGCTGCTCTCCAACTACGCGGGCGGCTTCATGGGGACCAGGCTCTTCGGCAACATCAACGTGGCGCTCGTCCTCGGCCTCGGCCAGTTCGCCACCACGTTCCTCATCGCCTGGCTCTACTCGCGGCACGCGGCCGACCGCCTCGACCCGAAGGCCGAGGCCATCAAGTCCCGTATGGACCGCACGGCAGGCACGGACCGCACGGAAGGCATGGAGGCCGACGCGTGA
- a CDS encoding solute symporter family protein has product MSSTLLLAAGNATSEHRPLIIALFGAFVVATLFITVWAGRQTKSAADFYAGGRQFTGFQNGLAISGDYMSAASFLGIAGAIALFGYDGFLYSIGFLVAWLVALLLVAEPLRNSGRFTMGDVLAYRMRQRPVRTAAGTSTIVVSIFYLLAQMAGAGVLVSLLLGITSDGGKVAIVALVGVLMIVYVTIGGMKGTTWVQMVKAVLLIAGTLLITFLILMKFNFNLSDLLGAAATNSGKGQAFLEPGLKYGATGISKLDFISLGIALVLGTAGLPHILIRFYTVPTAKAARKSVNWAIGIIGGFYLMTIVLGFGAAALLKNSDIIASNKAGNTAAPLAALEIGGGADSTGGAILLAVISAVAFATILAVVAGLTLASSSSFAHDIYANVIKRGKATEKEEVRAARWATVLIGVVSIALGALARDLNVAGLVALAFAVAASANLPTILYSLFWKRFTTQGALWSIYGGLISAVVLVLFSPVVSGKPTSMFKSVDFYWFPLENPGIVSIPLGFLLGWLGTILSKEEPDKGKYAELEVKSLTGVGAH; this is encoded by the coding sequence GTGAGCAGCACTCTTCTTCTCGCGGCGGGGAACGCGACCAGCGAGCACCGGCCGCTGATCATCGCCCTCTTCGGCGCCTTCGTCGTCGCCACGCTCTTCATCACCGTCTGGGCCGGCCGCCAGACCAAGAGCGCCGCCGACTTCTACGCGGGCGGCCGCCAGTTCACCGGCTTCCAGAACGGCCTCGCGATCTCCGGCGACTACATGTCCGCCGCGTCCTTCCTCGGTATCGCGGGCGCCATCGCGCTCTTCGGCTACGACGGCTTCCTGTACTCGATCGGCTTCCTCGTCGCCTGGCTGGTCGCCCTGCTCCTGGTCGCCGAACCGCTGCGCAACTCCGGCCGGTTCACCATGGGTGACGTCCTCGCGTACCGGATGCGCCAGCGCCCGGTCCGTACCGCCGCCGGCACCTCCACCATCGTCGTCTCGATCTTCTACCTGCTCGCCCAGATGGCCGGCGCAGGTGTGCTCGTCTCGCTGCTCCTCGGCATCACCAGCGACGGCGGCAAGGTCGCCATCGTCGCCCTGGTCGGCGTGCTGATGATCGTGTACGTCACCATCGGCGGCATGAAGGGCACCACCTGGGTGCAGATGGTCAAGGCCGTGCTGCTCATCGCGGGCACGCTCCTGATCACCTTCCTCATCCTGATGAAGTTCAACTTCAACCTCTCCGACCTGCTCGGCGCCGCCGCCACCAACAGCGGCAAGGGCCAGGCCTTCCTGGAGCCCGGCCTCAAGTACGGGGCCACCGGCATCTCGAAGCTGGACTTCATCTCGCTCGGCATCGCGCTCGTCCTCGGCACGGCCGGCCTGCCGCACATCCTGATCCGCTTCTACACGGTGCCGACCGCCAAGGCCGCCCGTAAGTCGGTCAACTGGGCCATCGGCATCATCGGTGGCTTCTACCTGATGACGATCGTCCTCGGCTTCGGCGCCGCGGCCCTGCTGAAGAACAGCGACATCATCGCCTCGAACAAGGCGGGCAACACCGCCGCCCCGCTCGCGGCCCTGGAGATCGGCGGCGGCGCCGACTCCACCGGCGGCGCGATCCTGCTCGCGGTGATCTCCGCCGTCGCCTTCGCCACCATCCTCGCGGTGGTCGCCGGACTGACCCTGGCCTCGTCGTCCTCCTTCGCGCACGACATCTACGCCAACGTCATCAAGCGCGGGAAGGCCACGGAGAAGGAGGAGGTCCGCGCCGCCCGCTGGGCGACCGTCCTCATCGGTGTCGTCTCGATCGCGCTCGGCGCGCTCGCCCGCGACCTCAACGTCGCCGGCCTGGTCGCCCTCGCGTTCGCCGTGGCCGCCTCCGCCAACCTGCCGACGATCCTCTACAGCCTCTTCTGGAAGCGGTTCACCACCCAGGGCGCGCTGTGGTCGATCTACGGCGGCCTGATCTCCGCGGTCGTGCTCGTGCTGTTCTCGCCGGTGGTCTCCGGCAAGCCCACCTCGATGTTCAAGAGCGTGGACTTCTACTGGTTCCCGCTGGAGAACCCCGGCATCGTCTCGATCCCGCTGGGCTTCCTGCTCGGCTGGCTCGGCACGATCCTCTCCAAGGAGGAGCCGGACAAGGGCAAGTACGCGGAGCTCGAGGTCAAGTCCCTCACCGGTGTCGGAGCGCACTGA